A genomic window from Bacteroidota bacterium includes:
- a CDS encoding HNH endonuclease, producing MKIEDKEYFIIDSIQNLRTEDSFIFNKNKLALYDGSGEVRKYVGSYLGKSGERLSDFFEYDKWGNTKVRGKRTYPIFQQDNCFFSKSNLLKYLYDARIEYQKQEQVYHNDISLYYNSYLEKVNTLENDKNFFSIYDVSDFPDNKLSRGYIRSDDEIWNIWRKVVLPKISYLSILKLIPINESKESKKTLFYFRILLDYQFRSIVHPMLIGTTSEIAEKIREKKQTVKSVARQGADLYRKKVIEHIPQCPFTKISDEKLLIASHIKPYKVCMNENRQDQALDYLNGLALTPTYDKLFDQGFITFKDNGDLVCGTLLSSYTWERLNINPTAKNNLRIYPEDRQEYLEYHRKWVFQDNINDLI from the coding sequence ATAAAAATAGAGGACAAAGAGTATTTCATTATTGACTCTATACAAAATTTGAGAACAGAAGATAGTTTTATATTCAATAAAAATAAGTTAGCACTTTACGATGGAAGTGGCGAAGTAAGAAAGTATGTAGGAAGTTATTTAGGAAAAAGCGGAGAAAGATTAAGCGACTTTTTTGAATATGACAAATGGGGAAATACCAAAGTCAGAGGTAAAAGAACTTATCCCATATTTCAGCAGGATAATTGCTTCTTTAGTAAATCTAATTTATTAAAGTATTTATACGATGCAAGAATTGAATATCAAAAACAAGAGCAAGTTTATCACAATGACATATCGCTTTATTACAATAGCTATTTGGAAAAAGTTAATACTTTAGAAAATGATAAAAACTTCTTTTCAATTTATGATGTTTCAGATTTCCCCGACAATAAATTAAGCCGTGGTTACATTCGTTCAGATGATGAAATTTGGAACATTTGGCGTAAGGTAGTTTTGCCCAAGATTAGTTATTTGTCAATCCTAAAACTTATTCCAATAAATGAAAGCAAGGAGAGTAAGAAAACACTTTTTTATTTTAGAATTTTACTTGACTATCAATTTAGGTCAATAGTTCATCCAATGCTTATTGGAACAACATCAGAAATTGCAGAAAAAATAAGAGAAAAAAAACAAACTGTCAAATCTGTTGCACGGCAGGGAGCAGATCTTTATAGAAAGAAAGTTATTGAACATATTCCTCAATGTCCATTTACAAAAATTTCAGACGAGAAGCTATTAATAGCAAGTCATATCAAACCATACAAAGTTTGTATGAATGAAAACCGTCAAGACCAAGCACTGGATTATTTAAATGGACTTGCGTTGACACCGACATACGATAAACTATTTGACCAAGGTTTTATCACTTTCAAAGACAATGGTGATTTAGTTTGCGGCACATTGCTTTCCTCATATACTTGGGAACGATTAAATATTAACCCAACTGCAAAAAATAATTTGAGAATTTATCCAGAGGACAGACAAGAATATTTAGAATATCATAGAAAATGGGTTTTTCAAGACAACATAAACGACTTAATTTAA